The following coding sequences are from one Pelagovum sp. HNIBRBA483 window:
- a CDS encoding aldo/keto reductase family oxidoreductase: protein MERINITRDLALSRLIYGMWRVLDDSDTSPERIRNKLDACLDQGITTIDQAAIYGGYQAESALGDALEGTHLRDKIEIVTKCGIVAPSARHSGVRVPHYDSSRAHILESVDYSLMAMRTDYIDLLLIHRPDPFMNHDETGATLDALVFSGKVRAVGVSNFKPHDWSLLQSAMRTPLSTNQIELSVVAHHGFTNGDVAFHQMNDTPIMAWSPLAGGALFGDDPATARLRQAISKFAVRTGFDSGAVAIAWLLAHPAKIMPIMGSNQISRIKSFSQAFDVPMDREAWFDIYTSALGHPVP, encoded by the coding sequence ATGGAGCGCATAAATATCACCCGTGACCTCGCCCTTTCGCGCCTGATTTACGGGATGTGGCGCGTGCTGGACGACAGCGACACCTCGCCCGAACGTATCCGCAACAAGCTGGACGCCTGCCTCGATCAGGGAATCACCACCATCGACCAAGCCGCGATCTATGGCGGCTATCAGGCCGAATCCGCGCTCGGTGACGCGCTCGAAGGCACCCACCTGCGCGACAAGATCGAGATCGTCACCAAATGCGGCATCGTCGCGCCTTCCGCCCGTCACAGCGGCGTGCGCGTGCCCCATTACGATAGCAGCCGCGCCCATATCCTCGAGTCGGTGGATTATTCGCTGATGGCGATGCGCACCGATTACATCGACCTGCTGCTCATCCACCGCCCCGATCCCTTCATGAACCATGACGAAACCGGCGCCACTCTGGATGCTCTGGTGTTCTCCGGCAAGGTCCGCGCAGTCGGCGTCTCCAACTTCAAGCCGCATGACTGGTCGCTCCTGCAATCGGCCATGCGCACCCCGCTCTCCACCAACCAGATCGAGCTGAGCGTCGTCGCCCATCACGGCTTCACCAACGGCGATGTCGCTTTCCACCAGATGAACGACACCCCGATCATGGCATGGTCCCCCCTTGCTGGCGGCGCGCTCTTTGGCGATGATCCCGCCACCGCGCGCCTCCGTCAGGCCATCAGCAAATTCGCCGTCCGCACCGGATTTGACAGCGGTGCCGTGGCAATTGCATGGCTCCTCGCCCACCCCGCCAAAATCATGCCGATCATGGGCAGCAACCAGATTTCTCGGATCAAAAGCTTCTCGCAAGCGTTCGATGTCCCGATGGACCGCGAAGCATGGTTCGATATCTACACCTCCGCCCTCGGCCACCCCGTTCCCTAA
- a CDS encoding NAD(P)-dependent oxidoreductase, which yields MHYGFIGLGNLGGHLAASLRRAGFAVTAFDLDASHRARMEECGAVWAESGLSVARAVDAVITCLPSPQVSEAVLEEILPEMEAGNHWIEMSTLSRDEMKRLAARAAEFGVRAMELPVTGGVHLAAQGKITMLAGGDDDLFEAHKPALEAMGDKIFHMGPLGNAAIIKVITNMLAFIHLKACGEALMLAKRGGLDLGQAWEAIRASSGNSFVHETEGALILNGSYDIAFNMDLALKDLGFAMGFGREFGVPLELAGATQQTYVAAKAAYGGDAQSPMIAKLLEDLLDTDLRAPGFPARLE from the coding sequence ATGCATTACGGTTTTATCGGGCTGGGGAATTTAGGCGGTCATTTGGCGGCGAGCCTGCGGCGGGCGGGGTTCGCGGTGACGGCGTTCGATCTGGACGCATCGCATCGCGCGCGGATGGAAGAATGCGGCGCGGTGTGGGCCGAGAGCGGCCTTAGCGTGGCGCGGGCGGTGGATGCAGTAATCACCTGCCTGCCGTCGCCGCAGGTATCGGAAGCAGTGCTTGAGGAAATCCTGCCGGAAATGGAGGCGGGCAATCACTGGATCGAGATGTCCACCCTCAGCCGTGACGAGATGAAACGGCTCGCGGCGCGGGCAGCGGAATTTGGTGTGCGGGCGATGGAACTGCCGGTGACGGGCGGGGTGCATCTGGCGGCGCAAGGAAAGATCACCATGCTGGCTGGGGGTGATGACGACCTCTTTGAAGCGCATAAACCCGCGCTGGAGGCGATGGGCGACAAGATCTTCCACATGGGGCCATTGGGCAATGCGGCGATCATCAAGGTGATTACCAATATGCTGGCGTTTATCCATCTGAAGGCCTGCGGTGAGGCGTTGATGCTCGCCAAGCGTGGCGGGCTGGACCTTGGGCAGGCGTGGGAAGCAATTCGCGCGTCATCAGGCAATTCCTTCGTGCATGAAACCGAAGGTGCGCTGATCCTCAACGGCTCTTATGACATCGCGTTCAACATGGACTTGGCGCTGAAGGATCTGGGCTTTGCGATGGGCTTTGGCCGCGAGTTCGGGGTGCCGCTGGAACTGGCGGGTGCAACGCAGCAGACCTATGTGGCGGCGAAAGCGGCCTATGGCGGGGATGCGCAATCACCGATGATCGCGAAACTGTTGGAGGACTTGCTCGACACTGATCTGCGGGCGCCGGGATTCCCTGCGCGGCTTGAATAG
- a CDS encoding FAD-dependent monooxygenase → MQQSLKGRSVAVIGGGLGGLSASLSLRAFGADVTVYEQAEALREVGAGIQLTPNAVRVLNALGLAGALEGVSVRSKALVPVDAHSGRVLARFSLDKVSADAPYRFIHRGAFLALMAEAGRARGVVIKTGQAVQAEDPALAGYDLVIGAEGLHSKSRSRLNGADEPFFTGQVAWRAVLPIAAAPEARVWMGKGKHVVSYPLSSDSLNIVAVQERTDWAAEGWHYRDDPAHLRVAFDDCGTALRELLAQVENVALWGLFRHPVAARWHDGARLALLGDAAHPTLPFLAQGANLAIEDGHVLARCLAGEEAQDKALAIYEAQRKPRVSRAIAEANANAKRYHMGPLMGMGRAVVIGAFGALAPERFLARYDWLYGFDVTA, encoded by the coding sequence ATGCAGCAAAGTTTGAAGGGCCGCTCGGTTGCCGTCATTGGCGGAGGACTGGGCGGCCTTTCTGCGTCTTTGAGCCTGCGGGCCTTCGGCGCGGATGTCACCGTTTATGAGCAGGCCGAAGCGCTGCGCGAGGTTGGTGCGGGTATTCAGCTGACGCCGAACGCCGTGCGGGTGCTGAATGCGCTGGGGCTGGCGGGAGCATTGGAAGGTGTGTCCGTCCGCTCTAAGGCGCTGGTGCCGGTTGACGCGCATTCTGGGAGAGTGCTGGCGCGGTTCTCACTTGATAAGGTCAGTGCGGATGCGCCGTATCGCTTCATTCACCGCGGAGCGTTTCTGGCGCTTATGGCAGAGGCCGGGCGGGCACGGGGCGTGGTGATCAAGACGGGGCAGGCGGTGCAGGCTGAAGATCCCGCTTTGGCAGGGTATGATCTGGTCATCGGGGCGGAAGGACTGCATTCAAAGAGCCGAAGCCGCCTGAATGGTGCTGATGAGCCGTTTTTCACGGGTCAAGTTGCGTGGCGGGCGGTCTTGCCTATTGCAGCGGCACCTGAGGCGCGGGTCTGGATGGGCAAGGGCAAGCATGTTGTGAGCTATCCGTTATCATCCGACAGCCTCAATATCGTCGCGGTGCAGGAGCGCACAGATTGGGCCGCGGAGGGTTGGCATTATCGGGACGATCCTGCGCATTTGCGCGTGGCATTTGATGATTGTGGGACTGCGTTGCGCGAGCTGTTGGCGCAGGTGGAGAACGTGGCGCTGTGGGGCCTGTTCCGCCATCCTGTTGCGGCGCGGTGGCATGACGGGGCGCGGCTGGCACTGCTGGGCGATGCGGCGCACCCGACGCTGCCGTTTCTGGCGCAGGGGGCGAATCTGGCCATCGAGGATGGCCATGTTTTGGCACGGTGTCTGGCTGGGGAGGAGGCGCAAGACAAAGCGCTTGCCATCTATGAGGCGCAGCGGAAACCCCGTGTGAGCCGCGCCATTGCCGAGGCCAATGCCAATGCGAAACGCTATCACATGGGGCCTTTGATGGGGATGGGTCGCGCTGTGGTGATTGGCGCGTTCGGGGCGCTGGCACCGGAACGGTTTTTGGCGCGCTATGATTGGCTCTACGGCTTCGACGTCACTGCTTGA
- a CDS encoding flavin reductase family protein: protein MTDDTAFDPATNPMAFRHALGRFATGVTVITAQGPEGPAGITANSFASVSLDPPLVLWSPAKSAGRFPIFAEAPHYAIHVLSEAQRDIAAAFTRHVNAFDGLAWHESANGTPIIENCLATFICSREATHDAGDHLIIVGRVTDVRTREGNGLVFHGGRYGGFRDGG from the coding sequence ATGACCGACGACACCGCATTCGATCCGGCGACGAACCCGATGGCCTTCCGCCATGCGCTGGGCCGTTTCGCAACGGGCGTCACCGTGATCACGGCACAAGGGCCGGAGGGGCCAGCCGGCATCACCGCCAACAGCTTCGCCTCGGTGTCACTCGACCCGCCCTTGGTGCTCTGGTCGCCGGCCAAAAGCGCGGGCCGCTTCCCGATTTTTGCGGAAGCCCCCCACTACGCCATCCACGTGCTGTCCGAAGCCCAACGCGACATCGCTGCCGCCTTCACACGCCACGTGAATGCCTTCGACGGGCTCGCGTGGCACGAAAGCGCCAACGGAACCCCCATCATCGAAAACTGCCTCGCCACGTTTATCTGCAGCCGCGAAGCCACCCACGACGCCGGAGATCACCTGATCATCGTCGGACGGGTGACTGACGTGCGCACGAGAGAAGGCAACGGGCTGGTGTTCCACGGTGGGAGATATGGCGGGTTTCGGGATGGGGGGTGA
- a CDS encoding AAA family ATPase has product MKFTGTESYVASNELRIAVDAAVTLERPLLVKGEPGTGKTELARQVASALGLPIIEWHVKSTTRAQQGLYEYDAVSRLRDSQLGDERVNDVRNYIRKGKLWEAFSHTGKCVLLIDEIDKADIEFPNDLLQELDRMEFHVYETGETIRAETRPIVIITSNNEKELPDAFLRRCFFHYIRFPDTDTLKQIIDVHHPGIKAELLATALTRFYDIRETPGLKKKPSTSEVLDWLKLLLAEDLEAEDLRADAQNALPKLYGALLKNEQDVQLFERLAFMSRREGAPRR; this is encoded by the coding sequence GTGAAATTCACTGGTACCGAGAGCTATGTCGCCTCCAACGAACTCAGAATCGCGGTCGACGCTGCCGTCACACTTGAGCGGCCGCTCTTGGTGAAGGGCGAGCCAGGCACGGGCAAAACAGAGCTGGCGCGGCAGGTAGCCTCTGCACTCGGTCTGCCGATCATCGAATGGCACGTTAAATCCACAACCCGCGCGCAGCAGGGACTCTATGAATATGATGCAGTCAGCCGGCTGCGCGATAGCCAGCTCGGCGATGAGCGCGTAAATGACGTGCGCAACTATATCCGCAAAGGCAAACTATGGGAGGCATTCTCCCATACCGGCAAATGCGTACTTTTGATCGACGAAATCGATAAGGCCGACATCGAGTTCCCCAACGACCTCTTGCAAGAGCTCGACCGCATGGAATTCCATGTCTACGAAACCGGCGAAACCATCCGCGCCGAAACCCGCCCCATCGTCATCATCACATCGAACAACGAAAAAGAACTGCCCGATGCCTTCCTGCGGCGGTGTTTCTTTCACTACATCCGCTTTCCTGATACCGACACGCTGAAACAGATCATTGATGTCCACCACCCCGGCATCAAAGCAGAGCTGCTCGCAACCGCCCTCACCCGTTTTTACGACATTCGCGAAACGCCGGGCCTCAAGAAGAAACCCTCCACATCCGAGGTGCTCGACTGGCTGAAACTCCTGCTTGCAGAAGATCTTGAAGCCGAAGACCTCCGCGCCGACGCCCAAAACGCCCTGCCCAAGCTCTACGGCGCGCT
- the xth gene encoding exodeoxyribonuclease III, protein MKIATFNINGIKARYETLLRWLDESAPDIALLQEIKSVDENFPRQEIEDKGYNVETHGQKSFNGVAILSKYPLEDVSRGLPGDDTDEQARWIEATVTGDRQALRICGLYLPNGNPVPGPKYDYKLAWMARLKARAEALLAAEMPALMAGDYNIIPQAEDAARPDAWREDALFRPASRAAFREILNLGMTEAFRACTHGPGHYSFWDYQAGAWQRNDGIRIDHFLLTPQCADLLRDCWIESEMRGREKPSDHVPVWVDLDA, encoded by the coding sequence ATGAAAATCGCGACCTTCAACATCAACGGAATCAAGGCCCGTTACGAGACACTCCTGCGCTGGCTCGACGAGTCCGCGCCCGACATTGCGCTGTTGCAGGAGATCAAGTCGGTGGACGAGAACTTCCCCCGTCAGGAGATCGAGGATAAGGGCTACAACGTTGAAACTCATGGACAAAAGAGCTTCAACGGCGTGGCGATCCTGTCCAAATATCCGCTCGAGGATGTGAGCCGTGGCCTTCCGGGGGACGATACGGATGAGCAGGCCCGCTGGATCGAGGCGACCGTCACGGGAGACCGTCAGGCGCTGCGGATTTGCGGGTTGTACCTGCCCAATGGCAATCCGGTGCCGGGTCCGAAATACGATTACAAACTGGCGTGGATGGCCCGTCTGAAAGCCCGCGCCGAGGCGCTTCTGGCCGCCGAAATGCCCGCGTTGATGGCGGGCGATTACAACATCATCCCCCAAGCCGAAGACGCCGCCCGCCCTGACGCATGGCGCGAAGATGCACTTTTCCGCCCCGCCAGCCGCGCCGCCTTCCGAGAGATCTTGAACCTTGGAATGACGGAAGCTTTTCGCGCCTGCACACACGGCCCCGGGCATTACTCTTTCTGGGATTATCAGGCAGGTGCGTGGCAGCGTAATGATGGCATCCGCATCGACCATTTCCTGCTGACACCGCAATGCGCAGACCTCTTGCGCGATTGCTGGATCGAAAGCGAAATGCGCGGCCGCGAGAAACCCTCCGATCACGTGCCGGTCTGGGTCGATCTCGACGCCTGA
- the dksA gene encoding RNA polymerase-binding protein DksA — protein MKAEVFLPDDYRPADDEPFMNERQLEYFRRKLLDWKADLLEDSRDTIEHMKDGTRNIPDIADRASEETDRALELRTRDRQRKLVNKIDAALRRIDEGEYGYCEISGEPISLKRLDARPIATMTLEVQERHERREKVHRDD, from the coding sequence ATGAAAGCTGAAGTCTTTCTGCCGGACGACTACCGTCCTGCTGATGACGAACCATTTATGAACGAGCGGCAGCTTGAATATTTCCGCCGCAAACTGCTGGACTGGAAGGCTGATCTTCTGGAGGACAGCAGGGACACTATCGAACATATGAAAGACGGCACGCGCAATATCCCTGATATTGCCGACCGCGCCTCTGAAGAAACCGACCGCGCACTTGAACTGCGGACCCGCGACCGCCAGCGCAAGCTCGTCAACAAGATCGACGCCGCGCTGCGCCGGATCGATGAAGGCGAATACGGCTATTGCGAGATCAGCGGTGAGCCTATTAGCCTCAAGCGCCTCGATGCACGCCCGATCGCGACGATGACGCTGGAAGTGCAGGAGCGCCACGAGCGCCGCGAAAAAGTTCATCGCGACGACTGA
- the aroQ gene encoding type II 3-dehydroquinate dehydratase: protein MPKLITILNGPNLNLLGKRQPEVYGHETLDDVKRACTALAAELGYDIDFQQSNYEGGLVEMIHAARETSAAIVINPAAYTHTSVAILDALNAFDGPVGEVHISNVHKREAFRHHSYVSQRADFVIAGAGTEGYLLALRRVASLVGGM, encoded by the coding sequence ATGCCGAAACTGATAACGATCCTCAATGGCCCGAACCTCAACCTGCTGGGCAAGCGCCAGCCGGAGGTTTACGGCCATGAAACGCTCGACGATGTGAAGCGTGCTTGCACGGCGTTGGCCGCCGAGCTGGGCTATGACATCGACTTCCAGCAGAGCAATTACGAGGGCGGATTGGTCGAGATGATCCATGCGGCGCGGGAGACATCGGCCGCGATCGTGATCAACCCTGCGGCCTATACGCATACCTCTGTTGCCATTCTGGACGCGCTCAATGCGTTCGACGGGCCAGTGGGCGAGGTGCATATCTCTAACGTTCACAAGCGCGAGGCGTTCCGGCATCATTCCTATGTGTCGCAGCGCGCCGACTTCGTGATCGCGGGGGCGGGCACGGAAGGATATTTACTGGCGCTGCGGCGGGTGGCGAGCCTTGTGGGGGGCATGTGA